One window from the genome of Brachyspira hampsonii encodes:
- a CDS encoding secondary thiamine-phosphate synthase enzyme YjbQ has translation MHTINVKTKARFDIIDITREVQKCIDDENIENGIAVIFVPHTTAAVGINENADPDVVFDMKNAFNKLVPQHDNYEHSEGNSQAHVLSSLVAPSLTVIIENKKIVLGTWQDIYFFEFDGERSRKVYVQIISK, from the coding sequence ATGCATACCATTAATGTAAAAACTAAAGCAAGATTCGATATAATTGATATTACAAGAGAAGTTCAAAAATGCATAGATGATGAAAACATAGAAAATGGAATCGCTGTTATATTTGTACCGCATACAACTGCGGCTGTCGGAATAAATGAAAATGCTGACCCTGATGTTGTTTTTGATATGAAGAATGCTTTTAATAAATTAGTGCCTCAGCATGATAATTATGAACATAGTGAAGGTAATTCTCAGGCTCATGTATTATCATCTTTAGTAGCTCCTAGTTTAACTGTAATAATAGAAAATAAAAAAATAGTATTAGGTACTTGGCAGGATATATACTTTTTTGAATTTGACGGAGAAAGAAGCAGAAAAGTATATGTGCAGATTATATCAAAATAA
- a CDS encoding pyridoxamine 5'-phosphate oxidase family protein, producing MFRDMRRKNQLLSNSQSISILEKCSSGVLAVSGDYNYPYAVPLSYVYYDNKIFFHIAKSGYKLDAVKNNNKVSFCVIEKDDVKPKEYTTYYRSVIVFGKAFIIEDDNKKRKAIEKLAMKYYTNDSELNRNNIIDKEYDAFYILELKIEYITGKEAIELVINKGE from the coding sequence ATGTTTAGAGATATGAGAAGGAAAAATCAATTATTATCAAATTCACAAAGCATTTCAATATTAGAAAAATGCAGTTCTGGAGTATTGGCTGTATCAGGAGATTATAATTATCCTTATGCTGTTCCTTTAAGTTATGTATATTATGATAATAAAATATTTTTTCATATAGCTAAAAGCGGATATAAATTAGATGCTGTAAAAAATAATAATAAAGTTTCTTTTTGCGTCATAGAAAAAGATGATGTAAAACCTAAAGAATATACAACTTATTATAGGAGTGTTATTGTTTTTGGTAAGGCTTTTATAATTGAAGATGATAATAAAAAAAGAAAGGCTATTGAAAAACTTGCAATGAAATATTATACAAATGATAGTGAATTAAACAGGAATAATATAATTGATAAAGAGTATGATGCTTTTTATATTTTAGAGCTTAAAATAGAATATATTACAGGAAAAGAGGCTATAGAGTTAGTAATTAATAAAGGAGAATAA
- a CDS encoding TldD/PmbA family protein, translating to MKYFNFDENFLHTVLEEALKNGGEYADLFFEDTKVNSISYLDSKVDDMSLGNNYGVGLRIIVNKKTIYLYSNDTSNDSLINLAKSASSIVNDKKYIVKDFIQSKEKDNHPLHINPFDVNFNEKIEVLSYLDKTSRGVSDKIKQVNAMYSEKQRNILVCASNGILKEDSQTYTRLVMMAMASDGANTQTARRTKGALDGFQVIKDINLEDMAVETANSAIKMLNSKYPKSGKYPVVIDNAFGGVIFHEACGHALEATSVADNASVFCNKLGEKIASDVVTAVDDGTIKNAWGSYNIDDEGNEAQRTVLIEKGILKSYLVDELGAMKMNQKITGSARRENYKYPPTSRMRNTFIDKGNSSFDDLISGIEYGLYAKKMGGGSVDPATTDYNFAVSEGYLIENGKITEAVRGATLIGRGDETLMNIEAVSSNLELADGICGSISGSVPTTVGQPAIKVKELTVGGR from the coding sequence ATGAAATATTTTAATTTTGATGAAAATTTTTTGCATACAGTTTTGGAAGAAGCTTTAAAAAATGGCGGCGAGTATGCTGATCTATTTTTTGAAGATACTAAAGTTAATTCAATAAGTTATTTGGACTCAAAAGTTGATGATATGAGTCTTGGAAACAATTATGGTGTAGGATTAAGAATTATAGTTAATAAAAAAACAATATATTTGTATTCCAATGATACGAGTAATGACAGTTTAATTAATTTGGCAAAATCGGCTTCTTCTATTGTAAATGATAAGAAGTATATAGTTAAAGACTTTATTCAGTCAAAAGAAAAGGATAATCACCCATTGCATATAAATCCTTTTGATGTTAATTTCAATGAAAAGATAGAAGTGCTTTCATATTTGGATAAAACATCAAGAGGAGTATCAGATAAAATAAAACAAGTGAATGCAATGTACTCAGAAAAGCAAAGAAATATTTTGGTATGTGCAAGCAATGGAATATTAAAAGAAGATTCTCAAACATATACAAGACTTGTTATGATGGCTATGGCTAGCGACGGAGCAAACACTCAGACAGCCCGCAGAACAAAAGGAGCATTAGACGGATTTCAAGTTATAAAAGATATTAATTTGGAAGATATGGCAGTAGAGACAGCAAATTCTGCTATAAAGATGCTTAATTCTAAATATCCTAAATCCGGAAAATATCCTGTTGTAATAGACAATGCATTCGGCGGTGTAATATTCCATGAGGCTTGCGGACATGCTTTAGAGGCTACATCTGTTGCTGATAATGCCAGCGTATTTTGCAATAAATTAGGTGAGAAAATTGCTTCAGATGTTGTTACTGCAGTAGATGATGGAACGATAAAAAATGCTTGGGGCAGCTACAATATTGATGATGAAGGTAATGAAGCACAAAGAACAGTTTTAATAGAGAAAGGAATATTAAAAAGTTATTTGGTTGATGAGCTTGGAGCTATGAAGATGAATCAGAAAATAACAGGAAGTGCTAGGAGAGAAAATTATAAATATCCTCCTACTTCAAGAATGAGAAATACATTTATAGATAAAGGTAATTCTAGTTTTGATGATCTTATATCAGGAATAGAGTATGGACTTTATGCTAAGAAAATGGGAGGAGGTTCAGTGGATCCTGCTACAACAGATTATAACTTTGCTGTTTCTGAAGGTTATTTGATAGAGAATGGTAAAATTACTGAAGCCGTAAGAGGTGCTACGCTTATAGGACGCGGAGACGAAACTCTTATGAATATAGAGGCTGTTTCATCAAATTTAGAATTAGCTGATGGTATATGCGGAAGTATTTCAGGATCTGTTCCTACTACTGTAGGACAGCCGGCTATTAAAGTTAAAGAGCTTACTGTGGGAGGAAGATAA
- a CDS encoding DUF2147 domain-containing protein → MKNKIITILIFTFVFNVLAFSQNADDITGLWYSQADSQNRISVVEIYKENNKYYAYSFAYKNSNDIVNDVNNPKKELRNLPLKGLVYLYDLEFVKGEWKNGKIYNPDDGKTYHAKVTLSDNGTEIKIRASADGAGIFGKNIVWQKLPSSDAAKYKPLNKSELRKLN, encoded by the coding sequence ATGAAAAATAAAATAATTACAATATTAATTTTTACATTTGTATTTAATGTATTAGCTTTTTCTCAGAATGCTGATGATATAACAGGTTTATGGTACAGTCAGGCAGATTCTCAAAATAGAATATCTGTAGTTGAAATATATAAAGAAAACAATAAATATTACGCTTATTCATTTGCCTATAAAAATTCAAATGATATAGTGAATGATGTTAATAATCCTAAAAAAGAATTAAGAAACTTACCTTTAAAAGGACTTGTTTATTTATATGATTTAGAGTTTGTTAAAGGTGAGTGGAAAAATGGAAAAATATACAATCCAGATGACGGTAAAACTTATCATGCCAAAGTAACTTTATCAGATAATGGTACAGAAATAAAAATAAGAGCTAGTGCTGACGGAGCAGGAATTTTTGGTAAAAATATAGTATGGCAAAAATTACCAAGCAGTGATGCAGCTAAATATAAACCGCTTAACAAAAGCGAGCTTAGAAAATTAAATTGA
- a CDS encoding two-component system sensor histidine kinase NtrB codes for MNRTNQFVDKILQNFDKVSDNEKKNVIQRLSTLLYSQNVIIENLEEGIIAIDNRFIIQGINKKACFLFSIPRNAEGKLLSKYINSNDILKTIFELINNNDSETKLLKDNDNERILQIDILPIGDSGRIIGTLIKALDITKTYESTQKLKRAEQLASLTTLAAGVAHEIKNPLGSISIYVQLIDKIIKKNMDNECQCYKDFKEYSDIIKEEIGRLEETINSFLFSVRKLELNIEDVNINEVILSTVAFLKYEIEKNNVNIDIKFDKDNLILKLDEKYIKQSLINIIQNAIDAMSDNSDDKKKEIFIKLKTIDNYAVISIKDTGIGIKEEDLGKIFEPYFTSKRHGTGLGLTNVVRIIEAHNGNVSIESEYGKGSEFIIKLPLQQENQKFLKTDL; via the coding sequence ATGAATAGAACTAATCAATTTGTTGATAAAATTTTGCAGAATTTCGATAAAGTTTCTGATAATGAAAAAAAGAATGTCATTCAAAGATTATCTACTCTTTTGTATTCTCAGAATGTTATTATAGAGAATCTTGAAGAGGGGATAATAGCAATAGATAATAGATTTATTATACAAGGAATTAATAAAAAGGCATGCTTTCTATTTTCAATACCTAGAAATGCTGAGGGTAAACTTCTTTCAAAATATATTAATTCTAATGATATATTAAAAACTATATTTGAGCTTATTAATAATAATGACAGCGAAACTAAATTATTAAAAGACAATGATAATGAAAGAATACTTCAAATTGATATACTTCCTATAGGAGACAGCGGAAGAATTATAGGTACTCTTATAAAAGCATTGGATATAACTAAAACTTATGAGAGTACGCAGAAACTTAAAAGAGCAGAACAATTAGCTTCTCTTACAACACTTGCAGCAGGAGTTGCTCATGAAATAAAAAATCCTCTTGGTTCTATTTCTATATATGTACAGCTTATAGATAAGATAATAAAAAAGAATATGGATAATGAATGTCAATGCTATAAGGATTTCAAAGAGTATTCTGATATTATAAAAGAAGAGATAGGCAGACTTGAAGAGACTATTAATTCATTTTTGTTTTCTGTTCGTAAATTGGAACTTAATATTGAAGATGTGAATATTAATGAAGTTATTTTATCTACAGTTGCATTTTTGAAGTATGAAATAGAAAAAAATAATGTTAATATTGATATTAAATTTGATAAGGATAACTTGATATTAAAATTAGATGAGAAGTATATAAAGCAGTCTTTAATTAACATAATACAAAATGCTATAGATGCTATGAGTGATAATTCTGATGATAAAAAGAAAGAGATTTTTATAAAACTTAAAACTATTGATAATTATGCGGTAATAAGTATAAAAGACACTGGTATTGGAATAAAAGAAGAAGATCTTGGAAAAATATTTGAGCCTTATTTTACCTCTAAAAGACATGGTACAGGACTCGGACTTACAAATGTAGTTCGCATAATAGAAGCACATAATGGAAATGTAAGTATAGAAAGCGAATATGGAAAGGGGAGTGAGTTCATTATAAAGCTGCCTTTACAGCAGGAAAATCAAAAATTTTTAAAAACGGATTTATAA
- a CDS encoding DUF2147 domain-containing protein, producing the protein MKKKILFIAAAFTFLVLSLNAQNVKANDVVGLWYAEKDSLGRIPVVEIYEENGKYYGYSFAYKEPYNGKESLDEKNPNPELRKLPLKGLVYIMGLSFNKNEWNDGKIYNPYDGKTYNGKMSIDKEGKLILRGSIDKAGILGKSMKWTRVPDAEKSRFKPLNRNELRKLN; encoded by the coding sequence ATGAAGAAAAAAATTTTATTTATTGCAGCAGCATTTACTTTTTTAGTATTATCATTGAATGCTCAGAATGTTAAGGCGAATGATGTAGTGGGATTATGGTATGCTGAAAAAGATTCTTTAGGCAGAATTCCTGTTGTTGAGATATATGAGGAAAATGGTAAATATTACGGTTATTCTTTTGCATATAAAGAGCCTTATAATGGTAAGGAAAGTTTAGATGAAAAAAATCCAAATCCTGAATTAAGAAAACTTCCATTAAAAGGACTTGTATATATAATGGGCTTATCTTTTAATAAGAATGAATGGAATGATGGTAAAATATATAATCCTTATGATGGAAAAACATATAATGGAAAAATGTCTATAGATAAAGAAGGAAAACTTATTTTAAGAGGTTCTATAGATAAGGCTGGAATATTAGGTAAATCTATGAAATGGACTAGGGTGCCTGATGCTGAAAAATCAAGATTTAAGCCTTTAAATAGAAATGAATTAAGAAAACTCAATTAA
- a CDS encoding MFS transporter, with protein sequence MSNLLFIIMTLLWLSLYVYIPYQVTFLSSLNITSSMIGIIIGVYGAAQMFLKFPFGLLNDYIGKCRSLIILAGFLTSLGGVIRLLNTNQYGFLIGGTLCGISASIWTVFMVLYASYFDKNEEYKATSKALVASVLGMFIAFLIAAIFYDKLGMKFILLVSTVSGALVSLLGLFLKDSKHNKKMSFNDLFSVIKNKRLIVFSLLAVVMQGVQMSAVISFTLNRIKELGGSSQNIGAASIISMFFAILGAFVPSKIKNENNIKKYIPISFIIMALYCIIVISVNNVFIIIASQVLGGFSSGILASLLTSESVKDIDIDKKSSAMGFFQSTYSFGIFIFPIITGKLIDIYSINIAYIVLTLISLLSAVISIVYYSSNKHEK encoded by the coding sequence ATGTCTAATTTACTATTTATTATAATGACTCTTTTATGGCTTTCGTTGTATGTTTATATTCCCTATCAAGTTACTTTTTTATCATCTCTAAATATAACATCTTCTATGATAGGTATTATCATAGGTGTTTACGGTGCCGCTCAGATGTTCTTAAAATTTCCTTTCGGGCTTCTCAATGATTATATAGGAAAATGCCGTTCACTCATAATATTAGCTGGATTTCTCACTTCACTTGGAGGAGTAATAAGATTATTAAATACAAATCAGTACGGATTTTTGATAGGAGGAACATTATGCGGAATATCAGCTTCTATTTGGACAGTATTTATGGTTTTATATGCTTCGTATTTTGACAAAAATGAAGAATACAAGGCTACTAGTAAGGCATTAGTTGCAAGCGTACTTGGTATGTTTATTGCCTTTTTAATAGCGGCTATTTTCTATGATAAACTTGGAATGAAATTTATACTTCTTGTAAGTACTGTATCTGGAGCATTGGTATCATTATTAGGATTATTTTTAAAAGACAGCAAACATAATAAAAAAATGTCTTTTAATGATTTATTTTCAGTGATAAAAAATAAAAGATTAATAGTATTTTCTCTGCTTGCTGTTGTAATGCAGGGAGTACAAATGTCCGCTGTCATTTCTTTTACTTTGAATAGAATAAAAGAATTAGGAGGATCATCTCAAAATATAGGAGCTGCATCAATAATAAGTATGTTCTTTGCTATACTAGGAGCTTTTGTACCTAGTAAAATAAAAAATGAAAATAATATAAAGAAATATATACCTATATCATTTATAATTATGGCTTTATACTGCATTATAGTTATATCTGTTAATAATGTATTTATAATAATAGCTTCTCAGGTGTTAGGGGGATTTTCTTCTGGAATATTAGCATCGCTTCTAACAAGCGAATCTGTAAAAGATATAGACATAGATAAAAAATCATCTGCAATGGGATTTTTTCAATCAACTTATTCATTTGGTATTTTTATATTCCCTATAATAACAGGAAAACTAATAGATATATACTCTATAAATATTGCTTATATTGTACTTACTTTAATTTCTTTATTATCGGCTGTAATTTCTATTGTTTATTATAGTTCAAATAAACATGAAAAATAA
- a CDS encoding aldose epimerase family protein, producing MFKSKKEDFGKNSYIYTLENNNGLKVKLAEVGATITGIFFKDKDGKEVEAAFGSDDIEFYTDKAKNGHMGATVGRVAGRTIGSKFTIDDKEYNITPNKAPDHTHGGINGLSYVIYNSIQKKDNEVLFSYVSKDGEEGYPGNLNLIVKYSITDENEIIIDYIATTDKATPLNIMNHSYFNLNGGGNIKDHEIFIDAKYYLADDNGITSGEILKTKNTPYDFTSLKKVDEIIKAKDGCDNCFIFDDNNINKQRVKILSRKTNIALEVFTTKPSVLFYTANHLNNLKVRNQILNKHEAFCLETQYLSCSLNFNHFPSIILYPDREYNHRTIYKFSLI from the coding sequence ATGTTCAAATCAAAAAAAGAAGATTTTGGAAAAAATTCTTATATCTATACATTAGAAAATAATAATGGATTAAAAGTAAAATTGGCAGAAGTAGGAGCAACTATAACAGGAATATTCTTCAAAGATAAAGATGGAAAAGAAGTAGAAGCGGCATTTGGTTCTGACGATATAGAGTTTTATACTGATAAAGCTAAAAATGGACATATGGGAGCTACTGTAGGAAGAGTTGCCGGAAGAACTATTGGATCTAAATTTACAATAGATGATAAAGAATATAATATAACTCCAAATAAAGCCCCAGATCATACACATGGAGGAATTAACGGACTTTCATATGTAATTTACAACTCAATACAGAAAAAAGACAATGAAGTATTATTTTCTTATGTATCTAAAGACGGCGAAGAGGGATATCCGGGAAATCTTAATTTAATAGTAAAATACAGCATTACAGATGAAAATGAAATAATAATAGACTACATTGCAACTACTGATAAAGCAACTCCTTTAAATATAATGAATCATTCATATTTTAATTTAAATGGAGGAGGAAATATTAAAGATCATGAAATATTTATAGATGCCAAATATTATCTTGCTGATGATAACGGAATAACTTCAGGAGAGATATTAAAAACAAAAAATACTCCCTATGATTTCACTTCATTAAAAAAAGTTGATGAAATAATAAAAGCAAAAGACGGATGTGATAATTGCTTTATTTTTGATGATAATAATATAAATAAACAAAGAGTAAAAATACTGTCAAGAAAAACAAATATAGCTTTAGAAGTATTTACGACTAAGCCTTCTGTATTATTTTATACAGCTAATCATCTGAATAACCTAAAAGTGAGAAATCAAATATTAAATAAACATGAAGCGTTCTGTTTAGAAACTCAATATTTATCATGTTCTTTAAACTTTAATCATTTCCCAAGCATTATACTTTATCCTGATAGAGAATATAATCATAGAACAATATATAAATTTAGTTTAATATAA
- a CDS encoding TldD/PmbA family protein → MSENSFMNRMERIKEIYNDIKNKAKDIDEIEIYMSVSGEEEFSVRERDLDKYTYAESGGIGLRLIKDGKVGISFTEKISSDINIDDLINNAKISLQYADSEKEYNKLINKDEDEKSYDMINNDIVNLSNDKLKEISLSIEDKLYSLDNRIVNVPSAGLARYNFSKCIINSNGICKEEKKNSISYYGEVIAKESNTVKTFFDVYSSRDAVFDIDVFVKNIVDNAVNKLSAKPIESGKYKTVFTNKAMRTIIGSYLGLFSSEAVQKKLSLLQGKLNQKIASDIINIKDIPLYDKGLANTNFDGEGSKTKDLNIITNGVLNSYLYNNYTAKKDGVKTTSHASRGFKTSIGISCHNFILENGNNTREKLISQIQNGVLVDSLTGTHAGVNAISGDFSLQAEGIKIENGKLSYTASPFIVSGNILELLSNVEMLANDTDYHHSPIYAPSALIKELSFAS, encoded by the coding sequence ATGTCAGAAAATAGTTTTATGAATAGAATGGAGAGAATAAAAGAAATATATAATGATATAAAAAATAAGGCAAAAGATATTGATGAAATAGAAATTTATATGTCAGTAAGCGGTGAAGAAGAGTTTTCTGTAAGAGAAAGAGATTTAGACAAATATACCTATGCTGAATCCGGAGGTATAGGATTAAGATTAATTAAAGATGGAAAAGTTGGAATAAGTTTTACAGAGAAGATAAGTTCTGATATTAATATAGATGATCTTATTAATAATGCAAAAATTTCATTGCAGTATGCCGATTCTGAAAAAGAATATAATAAACTTATAAATAAAGATGAAGATGAAAAAAGCTATGATATGATTAATAATGATATAGTTAATTTATCCAATGATAAACTTAAAGAAATTTCATTATCTATAGAAGATAAATTATATTCTCTTGATAATAGAATAGTTAATGTTCCTTCTGCCGGATTAGCAAGATATAATTTTAGTAAATGTATAATAAATAGTAATGGTATATGCAAAGAGGAGAAGAAAAACAGTATATCATATTATGGAGAAGTAATAGCTAAGGAAAGCAATACGGTAAAAACTTTTTTTGATGTTTATTCTTCAAGAGATGCTGTTTTTGATATTGATGTTTTTGTAAAGAATATAGTTGATAATGCTGTAAACAAATTATCTGCAAAGCCTATAGAAAGCGGAAAATATAAAACTGTATTTACAAATAAAGCTATGAGAACAATTATAGGTTCTTATTTAGGCTTATTTTCTTCTGAGGCAGTTCAGAAAAAATTATCTCTTCTTCAGGGAAAATTAAATCAAAAAATAGCAAGCGATATCATAAATATTAAAGATATTCCTTTGTATGATAAAGGTTTGGCAAATACAAATTTTGACGGAGAAGGCTCTAAAACTAAGGATTTAAATATTATAACTAACGGAGTTTTAAATAGTTATTTATACAATAATTATACCGCTAAGAAAGATGGGGTAAAAACAACTTCGCATGCTTCAAGAGGATTTAAAACTTCAATAGGAATATCATGTCATAATTTTATTTTGGAGAATGGCAATAATACTCGGGAAAAACTGATTTCTCAAATTCAAAATGGAGTATTAGTTGATTCTTTAACAGGAACTCATGCAGGAGTTAATGCTATAAGCGGAGATTTTTCTTTGCAGGCAGAAGGCATAAAAATAGAAAATGGTAAATTATCTTATACAGCAAGCCCTTTCATTGTTTCAGGCAATATATTAGAGCTTTTGAGCAATGTAGAGATGCTTGCCAATGATACTGATTATCATCATTCACCTATATATGCCCCTAGTGCTTTGATTAAAGAACTGTCATTTGCTTCATAA
- a CDS encoding HAD-IIA family hydrolase, translating to MISIISDMDGVIYRGNNLIEGAEDFIRMLLYKNVPFLFLTNNAEQTPRDLKRKLESLGVNGLDEKHFFTAAQATAIFLQRQLANGTAYVIGTGGLVSELYNVGYSINDVNPDYVVVGKTNAFNFDMLQKAVHLINKGAKFIGCNPDIVDPAPNGELIPAVGPILSAIETATGKKPYIVGKPNPIMMSIAKNQINAHSENTLMVGDRMDTDILGGLGAGMKTALVLSGVTNRDMIEEFPYRPNYIFNSVADIDVDKF from the coding sequence ATGATTAGTATAATATCAGATATGGACGGAGTTATATACAGAGGCAATAATTTAATAGAAGGTGCAGAAGATTTTATAAGAATGCTATTATATAAAAATGTGCCATTTCTATTTTTAACCAATAATGCTGAACAAACTCCAAGAGATTTAAAAAGAAAATTAGAGTCATTAGGTGTAAATGGATTAGATGAAAAGCATTTTTTCACCGCAGCACAGGCAACAGCAATATTTCTTCAAAGACAGCTTGCCAATGGTACTGCTTATGTTATAGGGACAGGAGGACTAGTAAGCGAACTTTATAATGTGGGTTACAGTATAAATGATGTTAACCCTGATTATGTAGTAGTTGGTAAAACTAATGCTTTCAATTTTGATATGCTTCAAAAGGCTGTGCATCTTATTAATAAAGGTGCTAAGTTTATAGGATGCAATCCAGATATAGTAGATCCTGCACCAAACGGTGAATTAATACCGGCAGTAGGACCTATACTATCTGCAATAGAAACTGCTACAGGAAAAAAACCTTATATTGTTGGAAAACCTAATCCTATTATGATGTCCATTGCTAAGAATCAAATAAATGCTCATAGTGAAAATACGCTTATGGTAGGAGATAGAATGGATACGGATATACTTGGAGGACTTGGGGCAGGTATGAAAACTGCTCTTGTACTTTCAGGGGTTACTAATAGAGATATGATAGAAGAGTTCCCATACAGACCAAATTATATATTTAATTCTGTGGCAGATATAGATGTAGATAAATTTTAA
- a CDS encoding DMT family transporter: MSENNKANNNSGYILAILAVIIWSGNFVAARFLVHFTPIEISFYRWLVTFIVLTPFCIKKLIKSIKYIKGRWIKVIIISILGITIFNTFVYLAAHTSNAANMSLLATLSPIVMAIISRIVWKTKLTLNQKLGLLVVIVGVVILITKGSIEVLMNLKFAIGDLYMLFAVILFAVYTLTLKIRPKEVSQSTFFYLMVIIGLIPLAIGMLFTYTSNNMHALDMESALILIYVGVFPSALGFILWNMAVAKIGAIKGGIIYDSIPFFSSLEAVILLHENILISQVIGGILILAGIIYSSVGDKIKKGGN, from the coding sequence ATGTCAGAGAATAATAAAGCAAATAATAATTCAGGCTATATACTAGCAATACTAGCAGTTATTATATGGAGCGGTAATTTTGTAGCTGCCAGATTTCTTGTACATTTCACCCCAATAGAAATTTCTTTTTACAGATGGTTAGTAACTTTTATAGTATTAACTCCATTCTGTATAAAAAAATTGATAAAAAGTATAAAATATATCAAAGGAAGATGGATTAAAGTTATAATAATATCAATACTTGGAATAACGATATTTAATACATTTGTTTATTTAGCGGCACATACAAGTAATGCTGCTAATATGTCTTTGCTTGCTACATTGTCTCCTATTGTAATGGCAATAATAAGCAGAATAGTATGGAAAACTAAATTGACTTTAAATCAGAAATTAGGGCTTCTTGTAGTTATAGTTGGTGTTGTAATATTAATAACAAAAGGAAGTATAGAAGTTCTTATGAATTTAAAATTTGCTATTGGGGATTTATACATGCTGTTTGCTGTTATACTATTTGCAGTTTACACATTAACATTAAAAATAAGACCTAAAGAAGTTTCGCAATCAACATTTTTTTATCTTATGGTAATAATAGGACTTATACCGCTTGCAATAGGAATGCTGTTTACATATACTTCAAATAATATGCATGCTCTTGATATGGAATCTGCCCTAATACTTATATATGTAGGAGTATTTCCATCAGCTTTGGGATTTATACTATGGAATATGGCTGTTGCTAAAATAGGGGCTATAAAAGGAGGAATAATATACGATTCAATACCTTTCTTCTCATCTTTGGAAGCAGTTATACTTTTGCATGAAAATATATTGATATCGCAAGTAATAGGCGGAATATTAATACTCGCTGGGATAATATATAGTTCTGTAGGAGATAAAATAAAAAAAGGAGGCAATTAA